The Cronobacter sakazakii genome has a window encoding:
- a CDS encoding M48 family metallopeptidase: MNRKHLAYLFLVPLLVACYAVWQHWRVSDILESVDSSNSLIQTASDALKQDPKAIIEFTSDGKNYRVPATEVIESERSVQNEYAGQIMLARTQSGLASFAVGLALLCMVLNAGAIALCRRSVTIAKQSQDALVQAFDKCRKLLPWLMVSQIVCCGLALFAVVGYETLWFATHYKMNAGGIKVMLFALVILFGILWVLYKSLGSIRRCFALFQPEPNEVVGYNLTREQAPALWSMVEALSQKTGAMMPDNIVVGMLEGFYVTANSVQLEDGPLLTGQTLYFPLTWAALLDKDETCAVIGHELGHFAGQDTQYSLRFAPLYAGITNSINTMAQNQQSAPFIDHVVLYPSLYMGVYFIEQLHETVSHWSRIREHAADEMGARASSPQALASSLLRISAVSEPLNNTLDDFFNGKPGFEDLVAALVTRLREEGFGDIQAYLEHKAAHPTDSHPPSRARIEALGCAIDDTLIQHATRAVPQDPWENLRLWFAQPEALSGKMTGELAGKAAEHREEFRRELEEVVQQSGETVTLYSGKKVFFVGGILAVVLFVATVAMLKIVDPFNIQGIADGKIVAIAIGTGLLSLLTCYVLWQQWQKREIPFLTMTPDSLHCRQFTAGIPLSAIEDFSVQTANDTTTVTLIYREGFEPPRAVGGRWKNFTRVKRGKRKLAFVFIGGLREGESRKAYSADMLVELLVRNLNAIHARDALSRFS, translated from the coding sequence ATGAACAGGAAGCATCTCGCTTATCTTTTTCTGGTGCCGCTGCTGGTGGCCTGCTATGCCGTCTGGCAGCACTGGCGCGTCAGCGACATTCTGGAGAGCGTCGACAGCTCAAACAGCCTGATTCAGACGGCGAGCGACGCGCTGAAACAGGATCCGAAAGCAATCATTGAATTCACCAGCGACGGGAAAAACTATCGCGTTCCCGCGACAGAAGTGATTGAGAGCGAACGGAGCGTTCAGAACGAATACGCGGGCCAAATCATGCTGGCGCGCACCCAGAGCGGGCTGGCCTCTTTCGCCGTCGGGCTGGCGCTGCTGTGCATGGTGCTGAACGCCGGAGCGATCGCGCTGTGTCGGCGCAGCGTGACCATCGCAAAGCAGTCGCAGGATGCGCTGGTACAGGCGTTTGATAAGTGCCGCAAACTGCTGCCGTGGCTGATGGTGTCGCAGATTGTCTGCTGCGGCCTGGCGCTGTTCGCGGTCGTCGGGTATGAGACGCTCTGGTTCGCCACCCATTACAAAATGAACGCCGGCGGCATCAAAGTGATGCTGTTCGCGCTGGTGATCCTGTTCGGTATTCTCTGGGTACTTTACAAAAGCCTCGGCAGCATCCGCCGCTGCTTCGCGCTGTTCCAGCCGGAGCCAAATGAAGTGGTGGGCTATAACCTGACCCGCGAACAGGCACCCGCGCTCTGGAGCATGGTGGAAGCGCTGTCGCAGAAAACCGGTGCGATGATGCCGGATAACATCGTGGTCGGTATGCTGGAAGGCTTTTACGTCACCGCCAACAGCGTGCAACTGGAAGACGGCCCGCTGTTAACCGGTCAGACGCTCTATTTTCCGCTCACCTGGGCGGCGCTACTTGATAAAGACGAAACCTGCGCGGTTATTGGTCACGAACTGGGCCACTTCGCAGGTCAGGATACACAGTACAGCCTGCGGTTTGCGCCGCTGTACGCGGGCATTACCAATAGCATCAATACCATGGCGCAAAACCAGCAGAGCGCGCCGTTTATCGATCACGTGGTGCTTTACCCGTCGCTCTATATGGGCGTCTATTTTATCGAGCAACTGCATGAAACGGTGAGCCACTGGAGCCGCATCCGCGAACACGCCGCCGATGAGATGGGCGCGCGCGCCAGCTCCCCGCAGGCGCTGGCATCGTCGCTGCTGCGTATTTCTGCCGTCAGTGAGCCGCTGAACAACACGCTCGACGATTTCTTTAACGGCAAACCGGGCTTTGAGGATCTGGTGGCCGCGCTGGTCACTCGCTTGCGCGAAGAAGGCTTTGGCGATATCCAGGCTTATCTGGAGCACAAAGCCGCACACCCGACCGACAGCCATCCGCCGTCACGCGCGCGTATCGAAGCGCTCGGCTGCGCCATCGACGACACGTTGATTCAGCACGCCACCCGCGCGGTGCCGCAGGACCCGTGGGAAAACCTGCGCCTGTGGTTCGCACAGCCAGAAGCGCTCTCCGGCAAAATGACTGGCGAGCTCGCCGGGAAAGCCGCCGAGCATCGCGAAGAGTTTCGCCGCGAGCTGGAAGAGGTGGTGCAGCAGTCTGGCGAGACCGTCACGCTCTACTCCGGCAAAAAAGTCTTTTTCGTCGGCGGGATTCTGGCGGTGGTGCTGTTTGTCGCGACGGTCGCCATGCTGAAAATCGTGGATCCGTTTAATATTCAGGGCATTGCCGACGGTAAAATCGTCGCCATCGCGATTGGCACGGGGTTGCTGAGCTTACTGACCTGTTACGTGCTCTGGCAGCAGTGGCAGAAGCGCGAGATCCCGTTCCTGACGATGACGCCCGATTCGCTGCACTGCCGTCAGTTCACCGCGGGAATTCCGCTGAGCGCCATTGAAGATTTCTCGGTGCAGACCGCCAACGATACCACCACCGTGACGCTGATTTACCGCGAAGGGTTTGAGCCGCCGCGCGCCGTCGGCGGCCGCTGGAAAAACTTCACCCGCGTGAAGCGCGGTAAACGTAAGCTGGCGTTCGTATTTATCGGCGGGCTTCGCGAAGGAGAGAGCCGTAAGGCGTACTCCGCCGACATGCTGGTGGAGTTGCTGGTGCGTAACCTTAACGCTATCCACGCGCGCGACGCGCTGTCGCGTTTCTCGTAA
- a CDS encoding PTS transporter subunit EIIC, producing MRYAVNALQNFGKSLYGPVLILPIVGLFIAFGNVLGNGSLAGYLPFLGHPALQHTGQLIAKSAVSVLANLALVFAVGIPIGLAARDKGYAALTGLVTFIVFINAMNVTLQLQGELAPADQMRAAGQSMVLGVQVLEMGVFAGILTGALSGWLYNRYSGVQFSGAMAIYSGHCFVAIIMLPVSMVLGVVMSEIWPFAQHGISAMALAIKGAGPFGVAVYGFLERILVPTGLHHLVYTPFLYTELGGTQDVCGTVYQGARNIYFAEMACPSVTQLSPTVVWDARGISKMFGLPAAALAMYMTAKPERRAAAKAILIPAALTSLLVGVTEPIEFSFLFIAPLLFVVHAVLTGIGMMLFYLLDVHAIGANGIIDFILYNLPLGTTKSNWPMYLLVGLIMAVLYFTVFRFLILRFNMKTPGREDDDQETRLYSKQEYQAKGTNDGLGEAIIEGLGGRANIEVVDNCYTRLRVTVRDVATIDEPRLKSTGAKAVIKQGNNVQVVYGLHVKKMREAVEMFL from the coding sequence ATGAGATACGCCGTAAACGCCCTACAAAACTTTGGCAAGTCCCTTTACGGACCGGTATTAATCCTGCCGATTGTCGGCCTGTTTATCGCCTTCGGTAACGTGCTCGGCAACGGCAGCCTGGCGGGTTATCTGCCGTTTCTCGGCCATCCGGCATTGCAGCACACCGGCCAGCTTATCGCCAAATCGGCGGTCTCGGTGCTGGCGAACCTGGCGCTGGTCTTCGCCGTCGGCATTCCCATTGGTCTTGCGGCGCGCGACAAAGGCTACGCGGCGCTGACAGGGCTGGTGACGTTTATTGTTTTTATTAACGCCATGAATGTGACTTTACAGTTGCAGGGCGAACTGGCGCCTGCCGATCAGATGCGCGCGGCCGGGCAAAGCATGGTGCTTGGCGTGCAGGTGCTGGAGATGGGCGTGTTCGCGGGCATTCTGACCGGCGCGCTCTCCGGCTGGCTCTATAACCGCTACTCCGGCGTGCAGTTCTCAGGCGCGATGGCGATTTACTCCGGCCACTGCTTTGTCGCCATCATTATGCTGCCGGTCTCGATGGTATTAGGCGTAGTGATGAGTGAGATCTGGCCCTTCGCCCAGCACGGCATCAGCGCGATGGCGCTGGCGATTAAAGGCGCAGGCCCGTTTGGCGTGGCGGTGTATGGCTTCCTGGAGCGCATTCTGGTGCCGACAGGCCTGCATCACCTTGTCTATACGCCGTTTCTCTATACCGAACTCGGCGGCACTCAGGACGTCTGCGGTACGGTCTACCAGGGCGCGCGCAATATCTATTTTGCCGAGATGGCCTGCCCTTCCGTCACGCAGTTAAGCCCGACCGTAGTCTGGGATGCGCGCGGCATCAGCAAAATGTTCGGCCTGCCCGCGGCGGCGCTGGCGATGTATATGACGGCCAAACCAGAGCGCAGGGCCGCCGCCAAAGCGATTCTGATCCCGGCGGCGCTGACGTCGCTTCTGGTAGGCGTCACCGAGCCTATCGAATTTTCATTCCTGTTTATCGCCCCGCTGCTGTTTGTGGTGCACGCGGTGCTGACCGGCATCGGCATGATGCTGTTTTATCTGCTGGACGTTCACGCCATCGGCGCTAACGGCATTATCGATTTCATTCTCTATAACCTGCCGCTTGGCACCACGAAATCGAACTGGCCGATGTATCTGCTGGTGGGGCTGATTATGGCGGTTCTCTATTTCACTGTGTTCCGCTTCCTGATCCTGCGCTTCAACATGAAAACGCCGGGGCGCGAGGATGACGACCAGGAGACGCGCCTCTACAGCAAGCAGGAATATCAGGCGAAAGGCACAAACGACGGTCTGGGCGAGGCGATTATCGAAGGCCTCGGCGGTCGGGCCAACATCGAAGTGGTTGATAACTGCTACACCCGTCTGCGCGTCACGGTGCGCGACGTGGCCACTATTGATGAGCCGCGCCTGAAATCAACCGGAGCAAAAGCGGTGATTAAACAAGGCAATAACGTTCAGGTGGTCTACGGGCTGCATGTAAAAAAAATGCGTGAAGCCGTTGAAATGTTTCTCTGA
- the sseA gene encoding 3-mercaptopyruvate sulfurtransferase — MSTSFFVASHWLAEHIDDPEIQILDARMAPAGQEHLRNMAQEYRAGHLPGARFFDIEALSDHSTPLPHMMPRPEAFAVAMRELGVSHDKHLIVYDEGNLFSAPRAWWMLRAFGVQNVSILAGGLAEWQRDGFPLEEGMVDAPEGDFEAKFDDGLVKRLTDVLLASHEKTAQLVDARPAARFNAEADEPRPGLRRGHIPGALNVPWTDLVVKGQLKTTDELREIFADQGVDLHRPIIASCGSGVTAAVVMLALATLEASDVKLYDGSWSEWGARDDLPIEPAS, encoded by the coding sequence ATGTCCACATCCTTTTTTGTCGCGAGCCACTGGCTTGCAGAGCATATCGACGACCCGGAAATTCAGATCCTCGACGCCCGTATGGCCCCTGCGGGCCAGGAGCACCTGCGCAATATGGCGCAAGAGTATCGCGCGGGCCATCTTCCCGGCGCGCGCTTTTTCGATATCGAAGCGCTGTCCGATCACTCTACCCCCCTGCCCCATATGATGCCGCGCCCGGAAGCGTTCGCGGTCGCGATGCGTGAACTGGGCGTCAGCCACGACAAACATCTCATTGTCTATGACGAAGGCAACCTTTTCTCAGCGCCGCGCGCCTGGTGGATGCTGCGCGCCTTCGGCGTACAGAATGTGTCAATTCTGGCGGGCGGCCTTGCCGAATGGCAGCGCGACGGTTTTCCGCTGGAAGAAGGTATGGTCGACGCGCCCGAAGGCGACTTTGAAGCCAAATTTGACGACGGGCTGGTCAAACGCCTGACCGATGTCTTACTGGCAAGCCACGAGAAAACCGCACAGCTCGTTGATGCCCGCCCGGCGGCGCGCTTTAACGCCGAAGCCGATGAACCACGACCGGGCCTGCGGCGCGGCCATATTCCCGGCGCGCTGAACGTACCGTGGACGGATCTGGTCGTTAAAGGCCAGTTGAAAACCACCGACGAACTGCGCGAGATATTCGCGGACCAGGGCGTGGATCTGCATCGCCCGATTATCGCCAGCTGCGGCTCCGGCGTGACGGCGGCCGTCGTGATGCTCGCCCTCGCCACTCTTGAGGCCAGCGATGTGAAGCTCTATGACGGCTCCTGGAGTGAATGGGGCGCGCGCGACGATCTGCCCATCGAACCGGCGTCATAA
- a CDS encoding MurR/RpiR family transcriptional regulator, with protein sequence MDNRLTPLLMRGESLTRAEYRVLSHLTAHPLRVGNITVRELAQETFVSTATIMRLCHKLGFSGYSELIWHCKQLLTETPHLAIEPDAAPDVLPALFNRFVENYQQTFRWVTPEKIASFSELLREKERFFLYGAGFSYLFAEYLTKKLQVLGKTAFISGPGDSRNIFLSNAARYEVFVAVSRSGETEQVLDKARIARNVGMEVVAFTRASPNPLAALSGLHFPLYDEAIHFAAEAAGITSFESNLVMLIDLLLLQAQA encoded by the coding sequence ATGGATAACCGCCTGACGCCGCTGCTGATGCGCGGCGAGTCGCTGACCCGCGCCGAGTACCGCGTGCTTTCCCACCTGACGGCGCATCCGCTGCGGGTGGGGAATATCACGGTACGCGAACTGGCGCAGGAGACGTTTGTCTCCACCGCCACGATTATGCGGCTGTGCCATAAGCTTGGCTTCAGCGGTTACAGCGAACTTATCTGGCACTGTAAGCAACTGCTCACTGAAACGCCCCATCTCGCCATTGAACCCGACGCCGCGCCCGACGTTCTGCCCGCCCTGTTTAACCGCTTTGTCGAAAATTATCAGCAGACCTTTCGCTGGGTAACGCCCGAAAAGATCGCCTCGTTCAGCGAACTGCTGCGGGAAAAAGAGCGTTTTTTTCTCTACGGCGCGGGGTTTTCGTATCTCTTCGCGGAATATCTGACCAAAAAGTTACAGGTGCTCGGCAAGACGGCCTTTATCTCCGGCCCTGGTGACAGCCGTAATATTTTTCTCAGCAACGCGGCGCGGTATGAAGTGTTTGTTGCCGTCTCGCGCAGCGGCGAAACGGAACAGGTGCTCGACAAAGCGCGCATCGCCCGTAATGTCGGCATGGAGGTGGTGGCATTTACCCGCGCGTCGCCAAATCCGCTGGCGGCGCTGTCCGGGCTGCATTTTCCACTCTATGACGAGGCAATCCATTTCGCCGCTGAAGCGGCGGGGATCACCTCGTTTGAATCCAATCTGGTGATGCTTATCGACCTGCTGCTGTTGCAGGCGCAGGCGTAA
- a CDS encoding 6-phospho-alpha-glucosidase produces the protein MLKPPFILAIAGGGSTYTPGIVKSLMVRLSDFPLAEIRLYDIDSARQETIAPVVEKVIRDHSQTIKFTTTRDPEVAFSGAHFVFAQMRVGQYKMREQDEKIPLRHGVVGQETCGPGGLAYGLRTILPMVELIDMVERYADEKAWIVNYSNPAAIVAEGVRRLRPTARVLNICDMPVAAMRNMGAILGVDRHKLEVDYFGLNHFGWFTRVLVDGEDQLPALRRHIAKFGLLTEDAAQTDPQHSDPSWVKTWRNIKPIMDHFPDYLPNPYLQYYLMPNDIVAHQNPDYTRANEVMDGREKKLFAAAEEYKRTGTLPDAFHVGVHGAFIVDVACSLAFDLRQRHLVIVENKGAIANLPYDAMVEVPAYITAAGPEPVRMGEVPLFHQTLLMQQLASEQLLVEATLEGSYEKALQAFTLNRTVPTMQHAKAILDDMIEANRDYWPALQKAWVNGEAAS, from the coding sequence ATGTTGAAACCTCCCTTTATTCTTGCTATCGCCGGTGGCGGCAGCACCTATACGCCAGGTATTGTAAAAAGCCTGATGGTGCGCTTAAGCGATTTTCCGCTCGCCGAAATTCGTCTCTATGACATCGACAGCGCGCGTCAGGAGACGATCGCGCCGGTGGTGGAGAAAGTGATCCGCGATCACAGCCAGACCATTAAATTCACTACCACCCGCGACCCGGAAGTGGCGTTCAGCGGCGCGCATTTTGTGTTCGCCCAGATGCGCGTCGGCCAGTACAAAATGCGCGAGCAGGATGAAAAAATCCCGCTGCGTCACGGCGTGGTGGGCCAGGAAACCTGCGGGCCGGGCGGCCTCGCTTACGGCCTTCGCACTATTCTGCCGATGGTCGAACTTATCGATATGGTCGAGCGTTACGCCGATGAAAAAGCCTGGATTGTGAATTACTCCAACCCGGCGGCGATTGTGGCGGAAGGCGTGCGACGCCTGCGCCCCACTGCCCGCGTGCTCAATATCTGCGATATGCCGGTGGCGGCGATGCGCAACATGGGCGCGATTCTCGGGGTCGACCGGCATAAGCTTGAAGTGGATTACTTTGGCCTGAACCACTTCGGCTGGTTCACCCGCGTGCTGGTGGATGGTGAAGATCAACTGCCCGCGCTGCGCCGTCATATCGCGAAATTCGGCCTGCTGACCGAAGACGCGGCGCAGACCGATCCGCAGCACTCCGATCCGTCATGGGTGAAAACCTGGCGCAATATTAAGCCGATCATGGATCACTTCCCGGATTATCTGCCGAACCCGTATTTACAGTATTACCTGATGCCAAACGACATCGTTGCGCATCAGAACCCGGATTACACCCGCGCCAATGAAGTGATGGACGGGCGCGAGAAAAAACTGTTCGCGGCGGCGGAAGAGTACAAGCGCACCGGCACTCTGCCGGATGCGTTCCACGTAGGCGTTCACGGCGCGTTTATTGTTGATGTCGCCTGCTCGCTGGCGTTCGATTTACGCCAGCGGCATCTGGTGATTGTCGAAAACAAAGGCGCTATCGCCAATCTGCCTTACGACGCGATGGTGGAAGTGCCGGCGTATATCACCGCCGCCGGGCCGGAGCCGGTGCGTATGGGCGAGGTGCCGCTCTTCCACCAGACACTGCTGATGCAGCAGCTCGCCTCCGAGCAACTGCTGGTCGAGGCGACGCTCGAAGGCAGTTACGAAAAAGCGCTGCAGGCATTTACACTTAACCGTACTGTCCCCACGATGCAGCACGCTAAAGCGATCCTTGATGACATGATTGAGGCGAACCGCGACTACTGGCCGGCGCTGCAAAAAGCCTGGGTGAACGGAGAAGCGGCGTCATAA